The Pleuronectes platessa chromosome 10, fPlePla1.1, whole genome shotgun sequence genome contains a region encoding:
- the pex5 gene encoding peroxisomal biogenesis factor 5 isoform X2: MAMRELVEAECGGANPLMKLTSHMTKEGGAWRHRSTPTIPPTPIEISTEEELVNEFLQAPPRAPHTFDMGQLLEEMQQIDQQSYRQAPQRAPDVAALALSGDWASEFVSSSDPAAAPGLIALGDAADADWTREFIAEAADPGRWAEEYLEQSEEKLWLGDLGDKENEWTKEYEPGEELRETANELVSKVDDPKLQNTEVSEESAEAWVDEFATAGPDFQQAKAAVESDVDFWEKLQTEWEEMAKRDAESHPWLSDFDQLLSTSYDKGYQFEEDNPYLSHPDPLTEGVTRMEAGDIPGAVRFFESAVQAEPGNQLAWQYLGTCQAENEQEFAAISALRRCIELKNDNLIALMALAVSFTNESLHRQACETLRDWLKHNPDYRSVWDQNELERQKDGARDREKERERFGSLLPESLFSDVQSLFLLAANSDPSKVDPQLQCGLGVLFNLSGEYDKAVDCFSAALSVTPQDYLLWNKLGATLANGSRSEEAVAAYRRALELQPGFIRSRYNLGISCVNLGVHREAVEHFLEALSLQRQAASDGARAARGPGGAAATMMSDNIWSTLRMALSMMGESSLYTAADRRDLDTLLAHFCQREVEGGTE; encoded by the exons ATGGCGATGCGGGAGTTGGTGGAGGCAGAATGTGGGGGAGCCAATCCCCTCATGAAGCTGACCAGTCACATGACCAAGGAAGGGGGGGCATGGCGGCACCGCTCAACACCTACA ATTCCCCCGACTCCTATTGAAATATCAACTGAAGAAGAG CTGGTGAATGAGTTCCTTCAGGCCCCCCCACGGGCGCCACACACATTTGACATGGGTCAGCTGCTTGAGGAAATGCAGCAGATTGACCAGCAGAGCTACAGACAAGCACCACAGAGAG CTCCAGATGTGGCAGCGTTGGCCCTCTCCGGGGACTGGGCGTCCGAGTTCGTCTCGAGTTCGGACCCGGCCGCCGCACCGGGACTCATCGCTCTCGGCGATGCAGCAGATGCTGATTGGACGAGGGAGTTTATCGCTGAGGCTGCAG ATCCTGGACGCTGGGCGGAGGAGTATCTGGAGCAGTCAGAGGAGAAGTTGTGGCTCGGAGACCTTGGAGACAAGGAAAACGAATG GACAAAAGAGTATGAACCaggggaggagctgagggagacGGCCAATGAACTTGTCTCAAAGGTCGATGACCCTAAGTTACAAAACACAGAG GTGTCAGAGGAGTCGGCCGAAGCCTGGGTAGATGAGTTTGCCACGGCAGGACCAGATTTCCAACAAGCCAAAGCTGCAGTGGAG AGTGATGTGGATTTCTGGGAGAAGCTGCAAACGGAGTGGGAGGAGATGGCGAAGAGGGACGCAGAGAGCCATCCCTGGCTGTCTGACTTCGATCAGCTACTCAGCACTTCTTATGACAAG GGTTATCAGTTTGAAGAGGACAACCCCTACTTATCTCACCCGGACCCTTTGACAGAGGGAGTGACAAGGATGGAGGCGGGGGACATCCCGGGTGCCGTGCGCTTCTTTGAAAGTGCCGTACAGGCAGAACCCGGCAACCAGCTG GCTTGGCAATATCTGGGAACCTGTCAGGCTGAGAACGAGCAGGAATTTGCTGCCATCAGCGCACTCCGCAG ATGTATAGAGCTGAAGAACGACAACCTGATTGCTCTAATGGCGTTGGCTGTCAGTTTCACGAATGAGTCGCTGCACAGGCAGGCCTGTGAGACTCTTCGGGATTGGCTTAAGCACAATCCAGACTACCGCTCTGTCTGGGACCAGAACGAGCTGGAACGCCAAAAGGACGGTGCCAGAGATAGGGAGAAGGAGCGGGAGAGGTTCGGGTCACTGCTGCCAGA ATCTTTGTTTTCAGACGTCCAGTCCCTTTTCCTGCTTGCAGCCAACTCGGACCCCTCCAAGGTGGACCCCCAGCTGCAGTGTGGTCTCGGAGTTCTCTTCAACCTCAGCGGCGAGTACGACAAGGCGGTGGACTGTTTCAGCGccgctctgtctgtcacaccaCAG gaCTATCTGCTGTGGAACAAGTTGGGTGCCACGCTGGCTAATGGAAGCCGCTCAGAGGAGGCAGTGGCCGCCTACAGGAGAgctctggagctgcagccagGTTTCATCCGTAGTCGCTACAACTTGGGGATTAGTTGTGTCAATTTGGGAGTACACAG AGAGGCAGTGGAGCACTTCCTCGAAGCCCTGTCTCTACAGCGCCAGGCGGCCAGCGATGGGGCGAGAGCTGCCCGGggccctggaggagctgcagccacCATGATGTCCGACAACATCTGGTCGACCTTGCGCATGGCTCTCAGCATGATGGGCGAGAGCTCGCTGTACACCGCCGCCGATCGCCGGGACTTGGACACATTGTTGGCTCACTTCTGccagagagaggtggagggtgGGACTGAATGA
- the pex5 gene encoding peroxisomal biogenesis factor 5 isoform X1 produces MAMRELVEAECGGANPLMKLTSHMTKEGGAWRHRSTPTIPPTPIEISTEEELVNEFLQAPPRAPHTFDMGQLLEEMQQIDQQSYRQAPQRAPDVAALALSGDWASEFVSSSDPAAAPGLIALGDAADADWTREFIAEAADPGRWAEEYLEQSEEKLWLGDLGDKENEWTKEYEPGEELRETANELVSKVDDPKLQNTEFLRFVRQIGEGSVTVESKTDRQLTDKAQAQEAQNWASNLNQVSEESAEAWVDEFATAGPDFQQAKAAVESDVDFWEKLQTEWEEMAKRDAESHPWLSDFDQLLSTSYDKGYQFEEDNPYLSHPDPLTEGVTRMEAGDIPGAVRFFESAVQAEPGNQLAWQYLGTCQAENEQEFAAISALRRCIELKNDNLIALMALAVSFTNESLHRQACETLRDWLKHNPDYRSVWDQNELERQKDGARDREKERERFGSLLPESLFSDVQSLFLLAANSDPSKVDPQLQCGLGVLFNLSGEYDKAVDCFSAALSVTPQDYLLWNKLGATLANGSRSEEAVAAYRRALELQPGFIRSRYNLGISCVNLGVHREAVEHFLEALSLQRQAASDGARAARGPGGAAATMMSDNIWSTLRMALSMMGESSLYTAADRRDLDTLLAHFCQREVEGGTE; encoded by the exons ATGGCGATGCGGGAGTTGGTGGAGGCAGAATGTGGGGGAGCCAATCCCCTCATGAAGCTGACCAGTCACATGACCAAGGAAGGGGGGGCATGGCGGCACCGCTCAACACCTACA ATTCCCCCGACTCCTATTGAAATATCAACTGAAGAAGAG CTGGTGAATGAGTTCCTTCAGGCCCCCCCACGGGCGCCACACACATTTGACATGGGTCAGCTGCTTGAGGAAATGCAGCAGATTGACCAGCAGAGCTACAGACAAGCACCACAGAGAG CTCCAGATGTGGCAGCGTTGGCCCTCTCCGGGGACTGGGCGTCCGAGTTCGTCTCGAGTTCGGACCCGGCCGCCGCACCGGGACTCATCGCTCTCGGCGATGCAGCAGATGCTGATTGGACGAGGGAGTTTATCGCTGAGGCTGCAG ATCCTGGACGCTGGGCGGAGGAGTATCTGGAGCAGTCAGAGGAGAAGTTGTGGCTCGGAGACCTTGGAGACAAGGAAAACGAATG GACAAAAGAGTATGAACCaggggaggagctgagggagacGGCCAATGAACTTGTCTCAAAGGTCGATGACCCTAAGTTACAAAACACAGAG TTCCTGCGATTCGTTAGGCAGATTGGCGAGGGCAGTGTCACAGTGGAGAGcaaaacagacagacagctcaCAGATAAGGCTCAGGCCCAGGAGGCTCAGAACTGGGCCTCCAACCTCAACCAG GTGTCAGAGGAGTCGGCCGAAGCCTGGGTAGATGAGTTTGCCACGGCAGGACCAGATTTCCAACAAGCCAAAGCTGCAGTGGAG AGTGATGTGGATTTCTGGGAGAAGCTGCAAACGGAGTGGGAGGAGATGGCGAAGAGGGACGCAGAGAGCCATCCCTGGCTGTCTGACTTCGATCAGCTACTCAGCACTTCTTATGACAAG GGTTATCAGTTTGAAGAGGACAACCCCTACTTATCTCACCCGGACCCTTTGACAGAGGGAGTGACAAGGATGGAGGCGGGGGACATCCCGGGTGCCGTGCGCTTCTTTGAAAGTGCCGTACAGGCAGAACCCGGCAACCAGCTG GCTTGGCAATATCTGGGAACCTGTCAGGCTGAGAACGAGCAGGAATTTGCTGCCATCAGCGCACTCCGCAG ATGTATAGAGCTGAAGAACGACAACCTGATTGCTCTAATGGCGTTGGCTGTCAGTTTCACGAATGAGTCGCTGCACAGGCAGGCCTGTGAGACTCTTCGGGATTGGCTTAAGCACAATCCAGACTACCGCTCTGTCTGGGACCAGAACGAGCTGGAACGCCAAAAGGACGGTGCCAGAGATAGGGAGAAGGAGCGGGAGAGGTTCGGGTCACTGCTGCCAGA ATCTTTGTTTTCAGACGTCCAGTCCCTTTTCCTGCTTGCAGCCAACTCGGACCCCTCCAAGGTGGACCCCCAGCTGCAGTGTGGTCTCGGAGTTCTCTTCAACCTCAGCGGCGAGTACGACAAGGCGGTGGACTGTTTCAGCGccgctctgtctgtcacaccaCAG gaCTATCTGCTGTGGAACAAGTTGGGTGCCACGCTGGCTAATGGAAGCCGCTCAGAGGAGGCAGTGGCCGCCTACAGGAGAgctctggagctgcagccagGTTTCATCCGTAGTCGCTACAACTTGGGGATTAGTTGTGTCAATTTGGGAGTACACAG AGAGGCAGTGGAGCACTTCCTCGAAGCCCTGTCTCTACAGCGCCAGGCGGCCAGCGATGGGGCGAGAGCTGCCCGGggccctggaggagctgcagccacCATGATGTCCGACAACATCTGGTCGACCTTGCGCATGGCTCTCAGCATGATGGGCGAGAGCTCGCTGTACACCGCCGCCGATCGCCGGGACTTGGACACATTGTTGGCTCACTTCTGccagagagaggtggagggtgGGACTGAATGA
- the cdca3 gene encoding cell division cycle-associated protein 3 encodes MGSSESKMLVPAPVKPEPAIKNLHLGDLADPRSPSVGLDRTPIQVGGSVTGPSAKGKTECALAFTDPRSPSVGINRTPVRDVMRAKVGSFARRLGLLLHNEADGRVSEAPQKRFSKVEEEIFKPEELASTQPLVTPQSSEILSSLAEHADLLATPVPRPLQGACDSSPFVVLNQPQVEVELETEATLEEAEEARETPLHKRLSMSLITYHEGATSSQIFADVHQDCASPLPSVEVEPLSDGADHDYALPSSPVEPESGVEPSPTTAKADSPVQTSPAQPEEADKPSPSEETKELVEACSLPPASVSSEPTPVTPSPEQVQVCSGIRCPTFDPKSPSQVVFKPQWLGKGFGPSGLRVRAVKAGKRGSSPLAVRLAVKNATKENKGPTGKLKQKGTEGRSPLQILKESNSPRDRSQMKLKASTPDKQRHGPMDRRVLAVALDKENR; translated from the exons ATGGGATCCAGTGAGAGCAAGATGCTGGTGCCTGCACCGGTCAAACCAGAGCCTGCCATCAAAAACCTTCACCTCGGTGACCTGGCAGATCCACGCTCCCCGTCAGTAGGTCTCGATCGTACTCCCATTCAG GTTGGTGGATCTGTGACTGGACCTTCTGCTAAGGGGAAAACTGAGTGTGCCCTGGCGTTCACCGATCCCCGCTCACCTTCTGTTGGTATCAACCGCACCCCCGTCAGAGATGTCATGAGAG CGAAAGTCGGGTCCTTCGCTCGCCGCCTGGGCCTGCTCCTCCACAATGAGGCTGACGGCCGAGTCTCTGAAGCCCCTCAGAAACGCTTCAGTAAAGTCGAGGAGGAGATCTTCAAGCCAGAGGAGCTGGCTTCCACCCAGCCCCTCGTGACTCCTCAGTCATCTGAAATCCTCAGCTCCCTGGCTGAGCATGCCGACCTCCTTGCCACCCCTGTGCCACGCCCCCTCCAGGGCGCTTGTGACTCCAGCCCCTTCGTTGTTCTCAACCAGCcccaggtggaggtggagctaGAAACCGAAGCCAccctggaggaggcagaggaggcgaGGGAGACTCCTCTTCACAAGCGACTGAGCATGAGCCTGATAACCTACCACGAGGGAGCAACCTCATCACAGATCTTTGCTGACGTGCACCAAGACTGTGCTTCCCCTCTTCCTAGTGTGGAGGTGGAGCCTCTCAGCGATGGCGCTGATCACGATTATGCCCTTCCCAGCAGCCCAGTTGAGCCAGAGTCCGGTGTTGAGCCTTCACCAACCACCGCTAAAGCTGATTCACCAGTGCAGACATCCCCTGCACAGCCAGAGGAAGCAGATAAACCATCCCCCTCTGAAGAAACCAAAGAGCTAGTTGAAGCATGTTCTTTACCTCCTGCATCTGTTTCATCCGAGCCAACACCAGTCACTCCCAGCCCAGAGCAGGTGCAGGTCTGCAGTGGCATCCGCTGCCCCACCTTTGACCCAAAGAGTCCCAGTCAGGTGGTGTTCAAACCCCAGTGGTTGGGAAAAGGCTTCGGTCCTTCAGGGCTGAGAGTCCGAGCGGTGAAGGCTGGCAAGAggggctcctctcctctcgccgTCCGTTTGGCTGTCAAGAACGCAACCAAGGAAAATAAGGGACCGACTGGAAAACTGAAGCAGAAAG GTACTGAAGGCCGCTCCCCCCTGCAGATCCTCAAGGAGAGCAACTCGCCCAGAGACCGTTCTCAG ATGAAGCTGAAGGCGTCCACCCCAGATAAGCAGAGACATGGGCCGATGGACCGCAGAGTGCTGGCAGTGGCTCTGGACAAGGAGAACAGATGA
- the gnb3a gene encoding guanine nucleotide-binding protein G(I)/G(S)/G(T) subunit beta-3a yields the protein MDEMDQLRKEADSIKDQITAARKAGQDTSLQEAVAGITVVGRVQLKTRKTLRGHLAKIYAMHWGTDTTLCVSASQDGKLIVWDSISTNKVNAIPLKSSWVMTCAYAPSGNLVACGGLDNMCSIYNLKGKDGNVKVMRELAAHTGYLSCCRFLSDSEIITSSGDCTCVLWDIETGTQKTVFAGHQGDCMSLAVSPDFKFFISGACDFTAKLWDIREDACRQTFSGHESDINAIGFFPNGNAVITGSDDATCKLYDLRADQELITYQDSSIMCGVTSLAPSLSGRLILAGHDDFNVNIWDTLKAERVGVLAGHDNRVSCIGVSTDGMACCTGSWDSFLKIWN from the exons ATGGATGAAATGGACCAATTGCGAAAGGAGGCGGACAGTATCAAAGACCAGATCACC GCCGCTCGTAAGGCCGGGCAGGACACCTCGCTGCAGGAGGCGGTGGCTGGGATCACCGTGGTGGGCCGTGTCCAGTTGAAGACCAGGAAAACGCTAAGGGGTCACCTTGCCAAGATCTACGCTATGCACTGGGGCACTGACACCAC GCTGTGTGTCAGCGCCTCGCAAGATGGAAAACTCATAGTGTgggacagcatcagcaccaacaaG gtgaACGCCATCCCTCTCAAGTCATCGTGGGTGATGACGTGCGCCTACGCACCCTCGGGGAACCTTGTGGCTTGTGGTGGTCTGGACAACATGTGCTCCATCTACAATCTCAAGGGCAAGGACGGGAACGTCAAGGTCATGCGTGAGCTGGCGGCACACACAG GTTACCTGTCCTGCTGTCGTTTCCTCAGTGACAGTGAGATCATCACCAGCTCCGGCGACTGCACTTG CGTACTATGGGACATTGAGACAGGAACCCAAAAGACGGTCTTTGCAGGACACCAGGGAGACTGCATGTCCCTGGCTGTGTCCCCAGACTTCAAGTTTTTCATCTCAGGGGCGTGCGACTTCACGGCCAAGCTCTGGGACATCAGGGAGGACGCCTGCAGGCAGACCTTTTCGGGCCATGAGAGTGACATCAACGCAATTGGG TTCTTCCCAAACGGTAACGCAGTAATAACCGGGTCCGATGATGCTACCTGCAAGTTGTACGACCTGCGAGCAGACCAGGAGCTCATCACCTACCAGGACTCCAGCATCATGTGTGGGGTGACCTCCCTGGCCCCCTCCCTGTCCGGACGCCTGATACTGGCTGGCCATGACGACTTCAACGTCAACATCTGGGACACGCTGAAAGCTGAGCGAGTCG GAGTGCTGGCCGGTCACGACAACAGGGTGAGCTGCATCGGAGTGTCCACCGATGGAATGGCGTGTTGCACGGGGTCCTGGGACAGCTTCCTCAAGATATGGAACTGA